The window CCGTAGACGCCGACGAACACCGGGTGCTCGGGCACGACCTCGGCGAACGTGTCGACCAGCCACTGGCCGATCAGCGGCGTGTACTCGCTCGGCTTGAACACCACGGCGTTGCCCGCGGCCAGCGCGTACGCGATCGAGCCCATCGGCGTGAAGACCGGGTAGTTCCACGGGCCGATCACGCCGATCACGCCGAGCGGCGCGTACTCCAGGCTCGCGGCGATGTTGGCCGCGAGCAGGCCGGACGGCACCCGGCGCGGCCCGAGGACCTTCGCGGCCTTCTTCGCCGCCCAGTCCAGGTGGTGGACGGTGATCAGCACTTCCAGCATCGCGTCGTCGGACGGCTTGCCGTTCTCGCGGTGCATCAGGTCGGCGAGCTCGTCCATCCGCTGCACGATCAGCGCCCGCCAGGCCAGCAGCCGTGTCCGGCGTCCGGAGTACCCGAGCGCGGCCCACCAGGCCGACGCGGCACGGGCCTTCTCGACCGCCGACCGCACAGCGTCCGGGTCGGTGACCGGAATCCGGCCGACCTCCCCGCCGGTAGCCGGACTCGACGACACCAGGTGGCCGTCGACGAACGTCGGGGTGCCGGGGCGTGACGTCTGCTCGGCCACGGTCATCGGGACCTCCTGCGGAAGTGGGGCGGTTGTCCGGAGTCTAGGACTCAGGCGACCCACTGGTAGGGGGAAACTTACTAACGAGTAACCCAGGTGACTCGGTTCAGATGGGGGCAGAGACCCGCAAGCGGTGTGATGCGGACCATGCTCCGGCCTAAGTTACTGATCGGTATGCCAGACTCGGCCCACTCCACGGCCAGCTATAGGGAGGGCGACCGTGTCCAGGAACTTCGCGCGAATCGGAATCGTCGGTCTGGGAACGGTAGGGGCGGGCCTCGCGGACGTGTTCGCCGGCGCCGGGTTCGAGGTGATCGGCGTGGACACGGACGAAGCGGCTCGGGCCCGGGTGAGCGTGCCGGTGTCCGATTCGTTGGACGCTCTGGCGGACGCCGATCTGGTGATCGAGGCGGTCCCCGAGCGGCTCGAGCTCAAGCAGCGGGTGTTCACCGACCTTGGTGCGGTGGTGCGACCGGATACGGTGCTGGCCACCGCGGCCTCGGCGCTGTCGGTGACCGAGCTGGCGGTGGCAGCCGCCCACCCGCACCGGGTGCTGGGGCTGCACTTCGCCGCGCCGGTCGATGCGACCCCGCTGGTCGAGGTCGTCCGGACGGTGTTCACCGACCCGGACGTCATCGACGACACGGCCACGCTGCTCTCCGAGCGGCTCGGCAAGAACCCGCTGACGGTCGGCGACCGGCCCGGGCTGATCACCTCGGCGCTGCTGTTCGCCTACCTCAACCAGGCGGTGTCGTTCGTCGAGTCGGGCTACGCCACCCGCGACGACGTCGACGCCGCGATGCGGTTCGGCTGCGGACTGCCGTTCGGTCCGCTCGCTGTCGTCGACCGGATCGGGCTGGACACCACGTTCGACGTGCTCACCGCCTTGTTCGCGCAGAGCGGGGACCGGCGGCACGCGCCGGCGCCGCTGCTCAAGCAGATGATCGCCGGCGGGTTACTCGGCCTGAAGTCCGGCCGCGGCTTCTACACCTACGTGGACGGCGCGCCGGTTCTTGATTCGAGCGCCGGAACTGCCGACGCCGACATCGTCCGGACCGTGCAGAAGGTCGGCGTCGTCGGCTCCGGAACCATGGCCACCGGCATCATCGAGGTGTTCGCCAAGGCCGGGTACGACGTCACGTACGTGACCCGCAGCGACGACAAGAGCGCGAAGGTGCTCGCCGCGCTGACCAAGTCCCTGGACCGCGCCGTCTCGAAGGGCAAGCTCGCCGAGGACGAGCGGGACGCGGTGCTGGGCCGGGTCACCGGCAGCGCCACCCACGACGACCTCGCCGACGTCGACCTGGTCGTCGAAGCGATCGTCGAGGACCTGACCGTCAAGCGCGAGCTGTTCGCGACGCTCGACGCGGTGTGCAAGCCGGGCACCGTGCTGGCGACGACCACGTCCAGCCTGCCGGTCATCGAGTGCGCGACCGCGACGTCCCGGCCGCAGGACGTCGTCGGCCTGCACTTCTTCAACCCCGCCCCGGTGATGAAGCTGGTCGAGATCGTGTCGACGGTGGCCACCGCGCCGGACGTGCTGGCCACCGCGCACGCCGTGACCCGGACGCTGCGCAAGCACCCGGTGGACTGC is drawn from Cryptosporangium aurantiacum and contains these coding sequences:
- a CDS encoding 3-hydroxyacyl-CoA dehydrogenase family protein; the protein is MSRNFARIGIVGLGTVGAGLADVFAGAGFEVIGVDTDEAARARVSVPVSDSLDALADADLVIEAVPERLELKQRVFTDLGAVVRPDTVLATAASALSVTELAVAAAHPHRVLGLHFAAPVDATPLVEVVRTVFTDPDVIDDTATLLSERLGKNPLTVGDRPGLITSALLFAYLNQAVSFVESGYATRDDVDAAMRFGCGLPFGPLAVVDRIGLDTTFDVLTALFAQSGDRRHAPAPLLKQMIAGGLLGLKSGRGFYTYVDGAPVLDSSAGTADADIVRTVQKVGVVGSGTMATGIIEVFAKAGYDVTYVTRSDDKSAKVLAALTKSLDRAVSKGKLAEDERDAVLGRVTGSATHDDLADVDLVVEAIVEDLTVKRELFATLDAVCKPGTVLATTTSSLPVIECATATSRPQDVVGLHFFNPAPVMKLVEIVSTVATAPDVLATAHAVTRTLRKHPVDCRDRAGFIVNALLFPYLNDAVAMLDAHYADADQIDTAVTLGFGYPMGPFALLDVVGLDVSLAIQKELHAEFHEPGFVPSPLLEHLVAAGYLGRKSQRGFRDYARK